Part of the Pseudomonadota bacterium genome, GACGATGCCGATCAGGGACTGGAGGGCGGCCCTGAACCAATTCTCAATCATATTTGAAGGCCGGTTACCGGTTTACTGACAACTCAAACCCGGACCGTTTACACAAAATGCTTTACATGCCCTTGCTTACATTGAAATCATTTTGATATAAAGTCCTTTTTATATCAAAGCTTATTAATTGTAAATTCAGGATTATGTCATGATCCCCAACATTATCCGCCAGGCCTCTGCCTTTACTCTGTCTCGTCCCATTGAAACCTACGCACGTTTCCTGCTCGCTGAAATTGATATCAAAGAGCCTCTTATCGGGCTTAAGGGGGCCAGAGGGTCCGGCAAAACGACCCTGATGCGACAATACGCACGTCGGTCGGGGTTGCCGGCGGAAAAGATCCTGTATGTTTCCTGTGATCACCCGGCCATGGCCGGGGTCAATCTGTATGATCTGGCGCAAGGTTTTTTTCAGGAAGGCGGCAAACTTCTCCTGTTGGATGAGATCCATAAACTAAGAGGGTTTGCCGGCCATCTGAAAGCGATTCGAGATACTTTTGCCCTGCAAGTTTTTTTTTCAGGTTCTTCAGCTATTCGCTTAGACCACGAATCAGCCGACCTTTCTCGCCGGGTCGCCATGTACCGGTTGCCCGCTCTCTCTTTCCGGGAGTTTCTGGAGATTGAGACGGCCTCCACCTTCGCCGTTGTTACATTGGCAGACCTGGTTAAAAATCACTTGGCGTTCTCAATGGAAATTGCGGCCAGGATTCGTCCGATAGAGTATTTTTTGCAATATATTAAATATGGCGCCTATCCCTTCTATCTTGAGTCGATCGAAAATTACCCGGCGAAACTGCTTGAGATGATAAATCTGACCATAGAATCAGATCTGCCCGCCCTCTTCAATATCGAAGCAAGCAAGCTGGATAAGTTGAAAAAACTTCTCTACATGCTGTGTTCAACCCCGCCGGTGGAGCTGAACAAGACGAAATTAAGTACGGCAATCGGGACTTCGTGGCCCACGGTTTCAAAATATTTATCCCTGATGGCCAAAGCTTCTCTGCTGCACCAGATTCGAGGGGCCATAGGAATGAGAACCGTCAATAAACCGGATAAGCTGTTACTTCATAACCCGAATCTCTTTCAGGTTCTATGCGCCGACCCCGATATCGGCAGTCTGCGAGAAAGTTTTTTTGTCTCGCAGTTGAGTTATAAACATCAAACCCACTACCATGACCGGGCGGATTTCATGGTTGACGATACTTTGGTTTTTGAGGTTGGAGGTTCCGGTAAAACCGGAAGACAGATAAAAGGTCTGGATTCCGCCTATATTGTGCGGGATGACATGGAGGTCGGAGCCCCCAAAGAGATCCCATTATGGAGTTTTGGTTTTTTGTATTAATTTGGAAGGCGAAATTGGGGACACCTAATTTTTAGTCAAGAGCTTCAAGCATGCTTAAAAATTCCATCGGGGAGAACGCTGGAATTCCGGCTTTTTTAAATCCCTTGATGTCTCTTGTTATTATGTATTCGACCCCGGCATGAAGAGCGGATTCATGTATGACTGCGTCTTCGAAATCACTGAATTTTGCTGCCAGGGCGCTTTCTAGTACTGATCGGTTCACCGGCGCTATTTCAAAGAGGGACAGGATGGTGTTGATGTGTTTCTCTGTGCGGTTTTTGTCCAGTTGTTTTGACAGGATGTAATAGATTGTTGTTACGGTGGTGGCGCAGATATAACCATTTATTTCAGAGCGCTCTACTGACGCTATAAGGTATGATGCGGGATCCGAAAATGGTTTTCTGTCGAGAAGAAGGTCGAGAATTGTATTTGTATCAAAGAGCGCTTTCATAGATATTTTTTTTCAAGATAATCTTTGTAGTCGGTTGCAGAAAATTTCGATTTATCGAGGATACCTCTTAACGATTTTACCGCCGGACTGACCGTGTAGTCTTTCTTTAGTTTCTCATTCTTGATGATTTCAAAAAAATCAGAGACTATTTTAGAAACCGATTTTTCTGTTTTTGCAGAATATTCTTTCACGGATTCTATGAGATGGTCATCGAGGCGTAATGTAAGTTTTGTGTTCATTCTGATACTCTTTTATGAGTGACGGGTTGTTTTGACTGTATGATACGTCATGCCAGGGTTTTTGTCAAATCGGAAAACTGGGTCCAAGCCGAAATCGGGGACATTCACTTGCGCTGAGGAACCCGGCGATCAGCAACGGGTGATCGATGTGATTCGCGGTTTGTGGAAAAGAGGTTGATTTGTCTGTCGTTATTCGATGTTTATTTCTGTTTTCCTTTTATCTCCTGGCTCTGCGTTCGCTGGTGGTCGGGTTTTTTTTCGTTCCTTTCTCTCAGGCCCTGGCGGCCGCGCTGATAACGCTGGCCTTTTCGCTGGCGACCCGTCGTAATCCCCTTCTGACCTTGTCGGTTTTTTTCGCGCTGCTTCCTCTGCTGCAAGGATTGAAAATGCTGGGGATTATGCCGGCGCTGTCTTTGTTGGAGTTAAGCTTTGCCGGTATCTATCTGGCCTGGTTGCCGGGGGTTGGTTTTGGCTTTGCCCGCGTCGAAGAGCGGCCCGTTGCTTCAGAGCTGGAGCGCTTGGTTGACTGGCTGGGCCTGATGGTGGTCTTGTCGCTGCTGACGACCCTGCTGCAATACCCGCCGGCGGAAGCCTGGCGGGCCCTGAGCCACCGGGTTTCCGCCGGTCAGTTGGATCGTTTCTGGGATATTGAGGGAGCCGCGATTTTTTTGCAGGGGCTCGCTTTTTTTCGTATCTATCTGCACGAAAGTAAAGGCCGGGAGCAGGTTTCACGAAAATATTTTCAGGCGGCGTTCGTCCTGCATCTTTCCACTATTTTCATCTTCGTCCTGATTCAGGGCTTCTTCTCCCTGCCGACGACCAGGAACCTGATCAGCCATCAGGCCCTGCATAGCCCGTTCGAGGATCTTCATTCCGCCGGCAGCGTGCTGGGGTTGTATCTGTTCGCGCTCGCCGGAACTCTGCGCTCCCTGCAAAAGAAAAGGGTAACCTTGGTTGCCGTCTTGGTGGTCATCCCCTGCTTCTGTCGTCTCAGCAATTTTGTTTCTGGATGATGATGTCCCAGGCGGTGCGTTGCCTGCCTTCCTTGCCGGCCGAGGAAGATGTGGAAACCGGTTTCGCGCGTCGGCGTGAAATTATCCTGAGTCTGATTTTGCTGCTTATCATGTCGGTCGGCGGTTTGCAGCGCTGGCGTGACTTCAGGGCGGCGACCGAGTATGGCGCCTACGCTTTCGAGAAATGGGACGGCGAGGCGGTGCGCTGGGTCGGCCGTTATTTTTCCACCAAAATACCGGCGACCGGGGATTTCTTAGGTATTCCGATCTATGTAAATCCTGCCAATATCGATCCGGAAAAGGGGCTGGAATTCCGCTTGTCGGTCGATGGCGTGGAGATTGACCGGCGTTGTTTTTTTCATCCCGGCTGGCAGCCGCTGACCTATCATCTGCCGGGAATCGAGGGTCGGGAAATCGTGATTAAAACCAGGGTGGCCAGGACTTTCAATCCGCTTGCTCTGGGACAAGGCAACGATGCCAGGGATTTGGGGGTTGCCATGAAGACAATCACGTTTTCATCGTCGCCCCCTTCGCATCCGGAACCTTGGGTTTTTTCCGGTGGTGGATTCCGGCGAGTAAGGAGCGCGCTTTCCGGATAGCGAAACCCTATTTCCCGCTCCAGATCACCAGGAAGGTTTTACCCAGAATCCTGCAGTCCAGCCAGAGCGACCAGCGGTCGATGTAGTCGGTGTCCAGCGCCACGATCTGGTCGAAATCGGTGATTTGGTTGCGGCCTGAAACCTGCCAGAGGCCGGTGATGCCGGGCTTCATGGAGAGGCGGCGATGGTGGCGAAGATCGTATTTTTCGACTTCGTCCGGGGTTGGCGGGCGCGTGCCGACCAGACTCATGTCGCCGGTCAGGACATTCCAGAATTGCGGCAGTTCGTCCAGACTGGTTTTCCTTAAGCAGCGGCCGACCCGGGTGATGCGGGGGTCGTTGGTGAGCTTGAAGACGGCGCCGTTCAGTTCGTTTTGCGCCATCAGTTCCTGTTGCAGGGCTTCGGCGCCCTGATACATGGTGCGATATTTATAAAGCTGGAAAAGCCTGCCGTTCTG contains:
- a CDS encoding AAA family ATPase; this translates as MIPNIIRQASAFTLSRPIETYARFLLAEIDIKEPLIGLKGARGSGKTTLMRQYARRSGLPAEKILYVSCDHPAMAGVNLYDLAQGFFQEGGKLLLLDEIHKLRGFAGHLKAIRDTFALQVFFSGSSAIRLDHESADLSRRVAMYRLPALSFREFLEIETASTFAVVTLADLVKNHLAFSMEIAARIRPIEYFLQYIKYGAYPFYLESIENYPAKLLEMINLTIESDLPALFNIEASKLDKLKKLLYMLCSTPPVELNKTKLSTAIGTSWPTVSKYLSLMAKASLLHQIRGAIGMRTVNKPDKLLLHNPNLFQVLCADPDIGSLRESFFVSQLSYKHQTHYHDRADFMVDDTLVFEVGGSGKTGRQIKGLDSAYIVRDDMEVGAPKEIPLWSFGFLY
- a CDS encoding PIN domain-containing protein gives rise to the protein MKALFDTNTILDLLLDRKPFSDPASYLIASVERSEINGYICATTVTTIYYILSKQLDKNRTEKHINTILSLFEIAPVNRSVLESALAAKFSDFEDAVIHESALHAGVEYIITRDIKGFKKAGIPAFSPMEFLSMLEALD
- a CDS encoding antitoxin, producing the protein MNTKLTLRLDDHLIESVKEYSAKTEKSVSKIVSDFFEIIKNEKLKKDYTVSPAVKSLRGILDKSKFSATDYKDYLEKKYL